The Oceanicaulis alexandrii DSM 11625 DNA segment CCTCCTCAGGCGCCATCGCGCCCCTGATCACCGTTGAGGTGGGCTCACAGCTATCCGGTCAGGTGCTTGAGCTGCATGCCGACTTTAATGACCAGGTCTCTTCAGGCGATCTCCTGGCGCGCATCGATCCGCAGACCTTCCAGACGCGCGTCGAGGAGGCTCAGGCCACGCTGCAAGTCGCGAGCGCCCAGGTCTCTGTGGCGGAGGCCAATCTGGAACGCGCGCGGGTGGATCGTGAAATCTCCCAACGCAATTTCGATCGGGCGCAGGAGCTGGTCCAGCGCGGCACCTATTCAGCCGCTCAGTATGACGCAGCGGAATCAGAGTTGGCGGCGGCCAATGCGGCGCTATTGGTGGCCCAGGCCAATTTGCGGAACTCCCGGGCCAGCGAACAGCAACGCCGCGCTTCGCTTGAAAGCGCGGAAGTGGATCTGGAGCGCACTTTCATTCGATCTCCCATCGAGGGCGTCGTGATCGACCGCCAGATTGATGAAGGCCAGACCGTGGCTGCATCCTTTAATGCGCCCGTGCTGTTCCTGATCGCGCAGGACCTGTCGCGCATTCAGATCGAAGCGGAAATCGATGAAGCTGATATTGGTCAGATTGATGAGGGTCAGACCGTCACCTTTGACGTGGACGCCTATCCCGACCGGGAATTTGCCGGTGAAGTCACCCAGGTGCGCCTCGCCGCCACCAATGAAGGCAATGTGGTCACCTATACGGTCGTGATCCAGGCGGACAATCCGGGCCAGCGCTTGCTGCCGGGCATGACGGCGAACGTCTCAATCGTGACCGGTCAGGTCGAGGGCGCGCTGTCCGTGCCGAACGCCGCGCTGCGCTTCGCCCCGCGCGGCGCGGCGGAAAGCCTGGTCGTCGCCGCTGAAGACCAGGCGGACGGCGGCCAACGCGGCGGTCGCGGCGGCGCCGGCATGATCGACCGGCTCGCCGAAGAGCTTGAGCTGACCGATGAGCAGCGCAGCGAAGCCGAACGCGCCTTACGTGAAACCTTCCAACAAATGCGCGCCCAGTTCCAGAACCCCGCCCCCGGCGCCGCGCGTCCCAATCCGCAAGCGCTGATCCGGCGCGCTCTGTCTGACATTCTGACCACAGAACAATTGGCGCGATATGACCAGATGAGCCAGGAGCGCTCGCGCCAACGCGATCAGGTGCGCCGCGGCTCGATCTGGATTGAAACCGCCGAGGGCCGCCTTCAGGAACGCCAGGTCGGCATCGGTCTTTCTGACGGGCAGTACACCCAGATCCTCGGCCCTTCGATCACCGAGACGGATCGCGTCGTCACGCGCGTTCGCGAGACCAACGGATGACCGAGCCACTCATTCAGGCGCGCAGTCTGACGCGCGTCTATACTCTGGGCGGCAGTAACGTTTACGCGCTCGCCGGAGTGGATTGCACCATCAACGCCGGCGAATACGTCGCCATCATGGGGCCTTCCGGCTCCGGCAAATCCACCTTCATGAACATGGTGGGAGCGCTGGACCGGCCCAGCTCTGGCGAACTTGTGATCGCCGGGGAAGCCCTGTCGGGCATGACGCCTGACGAGCTGGCTGACTTTCGCAATCGCAAGGTCGGTTTCGTGTTCCAGCAGTTCAACCTGCTGCCGCGCACCACGGCGCTCGACAATGTCGCCCTGCCCCTGCTCTATCGCGGAATGCCTCCCAAACAGCGTCAGGAACGCGCCGCGGAATGCCTGACGATGGTCGGGCTCGGGGACAGGATGGACCACCATCCGTCCCAACTCTCCGGCGGTCAGCAGCAGCGTGTCGCCATCGCCCGCGCCCTGGCGGGCAAGCCCTCCATCCTGCTGGCGGACGAACCCACAGGCGCTCTCGACAGTCAGACCACGATTGAGGTGCTTGATATTCTCGATCAACTCAATGCCGAGGGCATCACGATCGTGCTCGTCACGCACGAAAACGAAGTGGGCTCTCGCGCCAGACGCCGGATCTGGTTCCGGGACGGCCTGATCGTGGAGGACGACCGATGAACATGATGGCGGCGATTGGAGTTGCGCTGACAGCTTTGCGCGTCAACGCCCTGCGCAGCTTCCTGGCCATTCTGGGCGTGATTTTCGGCGTCATGGCCGTGATCACGACCGTCTCGCTGGCCGATGGCGCCAGCCAGGCCGTGCAGGACCAGATTTCCTCTCTGGGTTCGAACTCGCTCAACATTCGCGCCGGGTCCAATAATCGCGGCGGACGGCGTGGCGGCGCCGGCAGCGGTACGCCCTTTTCCTCTGATGATGTCGACGCCATGCGCAATCAGGTGGACGTGGTCGTGGCGGCCTCCGGCACGATCGACGGAGCCGTCACCGCGGTCGTGGACGGCGTGAACTGGCCGACGCAAATCACGGGCGTTCATCCCGATTATCTCGAAATCCGCGACTGGACGGTCTCGGACGGCCGCATGTTCTCCGTAGTCGATGTGGACCGCAGTTCCCGCGTCGCGGTTCTGGGTCAGACCGTGGCGGATGAACTCTTCCCCTCAGGCGGCGCCATCGGCGCTTCGGTCCGGCTCAACAGCCAGCCGTTTGAAATCATCGGCATCCTGTCCGAGCGGGGCCAGTCGAGCTTTGGCCAGGACCAGGACGACATCATCATGGCGCCCATCTCCACCGTGCGCTCGCGCGTGGTGGGCTATTCGCGCGCTGGCGTGCGGGATCCGGTCCAGCGGGTCTGGGTGAAGATCGCCGCGGGCGAGGACATGGATTACGCGACGGAAGAGCTGGAAAACTTCCTGCGCGTCCTGCGCGGGATTGATCCCGGAGAGGACGACGATTTTCAGGTCCGCAACTTCGCTGAATTCATCACCGCCTTCCGCGCCACTGAAACCGTCATGGGATTGCTGCTAGCTGTGGCGGGTTTGATCACCCTGATCGTCGGCGGCATCGGCATCATGAACGTGATGCTGGTCTCGGTGACCGAACGCACGCGTGAAATCGGCCTGCGTCTCGCCATCGGCGCGCGCCGGGCGGACATCCGCAATCAGTTCCTGATTGAATCGGTCGTGCTGTGTTCGGTGGGCGGCGTGCTGGGTCTGTTGTTCGGTCTGGGTCTGGCGCTCAGCATCGAGCAGTTCGCGCCAGCGCTGGGCGTCAACCTGAACGTGGCGGTGAAACCCACCATCGCGTTGGTCGCGATTGGGGCCTCGACGCTGGTCGGCGTTCTGTTCGGCTTTTATCCAGCGCACCAGGCCAGCCGCCTCGATCCGATCACGGCGCTGCGCCACGAATAAAGCCCTCCCCCGAAATACGAAACCATCAGAGGCCGCTCCGTCAGGCGCGGCCTCTTTTGCATCCATTTCGAACCAAGCAGGCATCTGACTTTGAACATTCATGATTTCAAAGCGAGCCCGCCATGACCACCACGCCCCGCCCCCTCATGTTACTGGAGGTCCTGATCGCAGCCCTCGCCGCGATGACGATCAAAGCCCTGATCGGCCTCGTCTTGTGGCGCTATGCCGGGCCCTTGACCCTGCTGATCGTTTTGTCGGGACTAACCGTCTATTTGCACTGGCGGGGGCTGGGTTGGCGGTCCTTTGGTCTAATCAAACTGCCCAAGCTGAAATCCTGGCTCCTGCTGCCTCTGCAAGCTTTGCTCGGCGTCGTGGTCATTCTGGCGACGGGTGTGGGCTCAGCCTCTATCGGGACCGCTTTGGGTTTTGAGTTCATGGGTCAGGAGCCCGCAGGCGTCACGGATCGCTTCGGCGCGGTCGCGGACGGAAGCCTGCCTCATTACCTGTTATGGCTCGCAATCTCGATCCTTGCGGCGGGCCTAGGCGAAGAGCTGTTCTTTCGCGGCTACATGATCAACCGGCTGCGTGACGCCTTAGGATCAGGCGTTGTGATGACCGCCGTCAGCGTGATCTTGCCAGCGCTCTATTTCGGCTACGGTCATGTGTATTATCAAGGATTGCGAGGCCTTATAACGACCGGTCTGATCGGGCTTTCACTCGGCCTTCTGTTCCTGATCTACAAACGCAATCTGTGGCCCCTGGTGATCGCCCACGCCGCCGTGGACTGCCTTGTGTTCACAGCGTTGTATTTCAATCTGGACATCTAGACGCACACTGTCAGCCGGCGCCTGACGACAGGCGTCGGCGATTGTGAAACGCGTCTGAAAGTCGGGAAATATTCGATCTGAACTGGCGCGAGTGACCGGGCTCGAACCGGCGACCTC contains these protein-coding regions:
- a CDS encoding efflux RND transporter periplasmic adaptor subunit, with amino-acid sequence MKRILLAGGAILAAAALIWFLFLRGDAAATGDLLVETSPVEARDISRIVSSSGAIAPLITVEVGSQLSGQVLELHADFNDQVSSGDLLARIDPQTFQTRVEEAQATLQVASAQVSVAEANLERARVDREISQRNFDRAQELVQRGTYSAAQYDAAESELAAANAALLVAQANLRNSRASEQQRRASLESAEVDLERTFIRSPIEGVVIDRQIDEGQTVAASFNAPVLFLIAQDLSRIQIEAEIDEADIGQIDEGQTVTFDVDAYPDREFAGEVTQVRLAATNEGNVVTYTVVIQADNPGQRLLPGMTANVSIVTGQVEGALSVPNAALRFAPRGAAESLVVAAEDQADGGQRGGRGGAGMIDRLAEELELTDEQRSEAERALRETFQQMRAQFQNPAPGAARPNPQALIRRALSDILTTEQLARYDQMSQERSRQRDQVRRGSIWIETAEGRLQERQVGIGLSDGQYTQILGPSITETDRVVTRVRETNG
- a CDS encoding ABC transporter ATP-binding protein; translation: MTEPLIQARSLTRVYTLGGSNVYALAGVDCTINAGEYVAIMGPSGSGKSTFMNMVGALDRPSSGELVIAGEALSGMTPDELADFRNRKVGFVFQQFNLLPRTTALDNVALPLLYRGMPPKQRQERAAECLTMVGLGDRMDHHPSQLSGGQQQRVAIARALAGKPSILLADEPTGALDSQTTIEVLDILDQLNAEGITIVLVTHENEVGSRARRRIWFRDGLIVEDDR
- a CDS encoding ABC transporter permease — encoded protein: MNMMAAIGVALTALRVNALRSFLAILGVIFGVMAVITTVSLADGASQAVQDQISSLGSNSLNIRAGSNNRGGRRGGAGSGTPFSSDDVDAMRNQVDVVVAASGTIDGAVTAVVDGVNWPTQITGVHPDYLEIRDWTVSDGRMFSVVDVDRSSRVAVLGQTVADELFPSGGAIGASVRLNSQPFEIIGILSERGQSSFGQDQDDIIMAPISTVRSRVVGYSRAGVRDPVQRVWVKIAAGEDMDYATEELENFLRVLRGIDPGEDDDFQVRNFAEFITAFRATETVMGLLLAVAGLITLIVGGIGIMNVMLVSVTERTREIGLRLAIGARRADIRNQFLIESVVLCSVGGVLGLLFGLGLALSIEQFAPALGVNLNVAVKPTIALVAIGASTLVGVLFGFYPAHQASRLDPITALRHE
- a CDS encoding CPBP family intramembrane glutamic endopeptidase; this translates as MTTTPRPLMLLEVLIAALAAMTIKALIGLVLWRYAGPLTLLIVLSGLTVYLHWRGLGWRSFGLIKLPKLKSWLLLPLQALLGVVVILATGVGSASIGTALGFEFMGQEPAGVTDRFGAVADGSLPHYLLWLAISILAAGLGEELFFRGYMINRLRDALGSGVVMTAVSVILPALYFGYGHVYYQGLRGLITTGLIGLSLGLLFLIYKRNLWPLVIAHAAVDCLVFTALYFNLDI